In Nitrospirota bacterium, a genomic segment contains:
- a CDS encoding pyridoxamine 5'-phosphate oxidase family protein, with product MKLTDEMKDALHIVGSGGAVVHLTTCSADGKPNTVGERFVAVWKDEYILIADMFAQKTKANLMENPIGVITIAHPVKGRTWAFRGPTTILQEGLPEDYEFHGAMAKDVLAEWGNWAEKEPPSEVPPDIRPPRLVQRGVMFMKVEEIYSYKPDEAGKKIL from the coding sequence ATGAAACTCACAGATGAGATGAAGGATGCCCTGCACATTGTTGGCTCGGGAGGGGCTGTAGTTCATTTAACAACATGCAGTGCTGACGGTAAACCCAATACGGTGGGTGAGCGATTTGTTGCTGTCTGGAAAGATGAATATATTCTAATAGCAGATATGTTTGCCCAAAAGACGAAGGCAAATCTTATGGAGAATCCTATAGGAGTTATTACAATAGCCCATCCAGTTAAAGGTAGAACATGGGCTTTCAGGGGTCCAACCACGATACTTCAGGAAGGTCTCCCTGAGGATTATGAATTTCATGGGGCAATGGCTAAAGATGTTTTGGCTGAGTGGGGTAACTGGGCTGAAAAAGAACCACCCTCTGAAGTACCGCCTGATATAAGACCTCCACGGTTGGTGCAGAGGGGAGTAATGTTTATGAAGGTAGAAGAAATTTATAGTTACAAACCTGATGAGGCTGGTAAAAAAATCTTATGA
- a CDS encoding pyridoxamine 5'-phosphate oxidase: protein MKLPKEIIDALKIKEPTDVWVYLTTCSVDGKCNISPQLFTDVYMDEFILIPDLFAVKTKINLNENKVGVVTIVNPAEGKTWALRGPCGHIEWGLPDNYDFQGVKAGDILKRWGDWSEKESFSSLPDDIRPTVIAQRGVIVLRVAECYSFNAEDSGRKIL from the coding sequence ATGAAATTACCAAAAGAAATTATTGATGCCTTAAAAATTAAGGAACCTACTGATGTGTGGGTTTATCTAACCACATGCAGTGTGGACGGAAAGTGTAATATCAGTCCCCAACTTTTTACAGATGTTTATATGGATGAGTTTATCCTAATACCGGATCTCTTTGCAGTGAAAACCAAGATCAATCTCAACGAAAATAAGGTTGGTGTTGTAACGATTGTTAATCCTGCTGAGGGGAAGACATGGGCACTGAGAGGTCCATGCGGACATATCGAATGGGGACTGCCCGATAACTATGACTTTCAGGGGGTAAAGGCAGGAGACATCCTTAAGAGATGGGGTGATTGGTCAGAAAAGGAATCTTTTTCCAGTCTTCCAGATGATATTAGACCAACTGTTATAGCCCAAAGGGGAGTAATAGTATTGCGGGTTGCTGAATGTTACAGCTTTAATGCCGAAGACTCAGGAAGAAAAATATTATAA
- a CDS encoding GntR family transcriptional regulator — protein sequence MIDIIYNQIKNRVFLPNEMLPSETELCQMYGISRTTVRESLRRLTRDGLLYTIKGKGTFVAEPKLDQIMIKIPDFYKDMAERGLKPDVKVLELKVIEASKLVSEKLMVPPGESVFRIKRLFLADNKPYVLEKKFIVCKDCKILNSCNQNDLMDIKDQSVFDVLAGKCHICNEYAYVSIEATTIRHDEAKLLEVPVGTVALYVDLVAYKKDETPCGWIASIYRGDLYRFKTKIYNYSLSS from the coding sequence TTGATAGACATTATTTACAATCAGATCAAGAATAGGGTATTTCTGCCTAATGAAATGTTACCATCCGAAACAGAACTTTGCCAGATGTATGGCATAAGCAGGACTACAGTAAGGGAATCTTTGAGAAGATTAACACGAGATGGATTGTTGTATACAATCAAGGGCAAGGGAACCTTTGTAGCAGAGCCCAAATTGGACCAGATTATGATAAAGATTCCTGACTTTTATAAGGATATGGCTGAACGGGGATTAAAACCAGATGTTAAGGTCTTAGAACTTAAGGTTATTGAGGCTAGCAAATTGGTATCAGAGAAACTAATGGTACCTCCTGGTGAAAGTGTTTTCCGTATAAAACGACTTTTTCTTGCTGACAATAAACCTTATGTCCTTGAAAAGAAATTCATAGTCTGCAAAGATTGTAAAATCCTCAATTCTTGTAACCAAAATGATCTTATGGATATCAAAGATCAATCCGTCTTTGATGTTTTAGCCGGAAAATGTCACATCTGCAATGAGTATGCATATGTATCTATAGAGGCAACTACAATCAGACATGATGAGGCAAAGCTTTTAGAGGTGCCAGTTGGTACTGTAGCTCTCTATGTTGATCTTGTCGCTTACAAGAAGGATGAGACTCCTTGCGGTTGGATAGCCTCAATATATCGTGGTGATCTCTATCGTTTTAAAACAAAGATATACAATTATTCTTTGAGTAGCTGA